AGTTTTGCTACTTTATGTAACAAAGCATAAGGATCATCGAAATTTTCAAAGTCATACCATAAAAGCAAGGAAAGATAATACCTGTAATTTTCATGGCTAGCTTTAGAAAGTTTTTTGATCATATCCTTCAATCTTTCAAGAGCTGTCAAACACTCGTCAGCCGTCTCAAATTTGTCTTGCCAATCTGTAAGGGCATAAAGTATTCTACCCAATACTCTGCCATAGTCGTAGTATCTATAAGTTGGGAATTCGTTTTTTATATGAGAAACAACATCTAGAACATTTTCTACGAATTTCCTGCCTTCCGAAGTTAATCTCAACTTGTTATTCTCTATGACTAGAAGACCGAGTCTTTCAAAAATAGCGAGCATACGGTAAGCAGTTTCTTGGCTAAAGCCTATGTTCTGCACAATAAAGCCTTTTTTGACAGTATAGTTTCTCGCATCAGCAATAGCTTTTACCTCATTTAAAAAGTCTAATAATTTGTTATAGCTGTATACTATCACCAAGTTGTTACAGCCTCCTCATCGCTTTCTAAAGCTCTTGTTGCCTGTAGTATGTAATCTTCTATAGCCCATCCATACTCTTCTTCTAAAATTAATATGGCTGCTTGAGGCGGTATTATTCCTCGCTCTGTAATTATCACGTCTATGTATTCTGGAGGAGTAACGTCAAAGGCGGGATTCCTAATATTAACACTTGGATATTTTCTAATGTAACTCTCTGGTACTACTTCTTTAGGATCTCTTTCCTCGATGACCACTAATTCGCCAATAACCGTTGTGGGGCTAAACTTGTAAGTTTCTGCAGCAACGAAAAAATTCACATTTGCCTCCTTTGCCGCTAATGCTATAACCGAAGTACCGATTTTATTTATCACAGCACCATTAGCGGCAACTGTATCAGCGCCTACTAACACCTTATCAACCTCTCTCATTACAAGTCTAACAGCAGTATCAGGGATCAAGGTAACTTCTATTCCCGCTCTAGCCAAAGCCCTTGCCGTTATATGTCCTTGAAATTTAGGTCGAGTTTCGGTTGCATAAACTTTTATATTTTTGCCTTGCGAATGAGCCTTTTGCATTATTGCGATAGCTGCAGAGCTATTGCAGTGAGTGAGCAAAACATCGCCATTTGTGATTCTCTTAGAACCTATCTCCCCTATTATTTCAACCGCGTTAAGGGAATATTCTATGAACATGTTAGCGGCACGAACCACTATTAGCTTCGCCTCGTCTACGCTTTTTATGTAGTTTTTCGATTTTTCTAGTCTAGAAAGAACATAAGATATTGCGTTAAATAAGGAAACCGCAGTCGGCCTGGTATTTTTTAAAATATCGGCAACATGGTTCATATAACTTAAAAAATTCTCCAACATGCCGTTTTTGTACTCATTTGCCGCAATTAAGAGACCTTTAGCAGCTGCTCTAGCAATTTTACCTGCTCCTCGTATTTTCATATTCTTTATATCATTTGCTATTGCGGTTACTTCGTCGGGTATACTTACTTTTGCCATGTTTTAAGTACCTCTATGACTTCTTCCAGCGTTATAAACTTGAAAGGCCAGCCATATATTTCTCTTAATATAACTATCACGGCTTGCGGCGCTACAAGGCCTTTCTCCGTGAAAATTCCATCTATGTATTCTGGAGGAGTAACGTCAAAAAGTGGAACTCTGATTTTAACCTTACCCATCGATTTCGATCTTAACTTTTCTGGAAGTATGCTGGTTGGCTCTCCCTCGGCAAGAACAACTAGCTCACCTAGAAGAGTTTCGGGGCTGAATTTGATTGTGGGAGCTAAAGCAAAAGTCCTTACCCTAGCTTCGTTAGCCGCTAATGCTATTAGAGAAGTTCCTACCTTGTTAACTAAAGCACCGTTCGCGGCAATTGCTTCGCTGCTTAAAAAAACGTTATCCACTTCTTTAATCATATACCTTACCGCAGAATCAACAAAGATCGTAACGTCTAGACCCATTTCAGCCAATCTTGCTGCAAGATCGAATCCCTCTGAACCCGGTCGTGATTCTGTTACGTAAACCTTGAAATCTTTTCCTTCTCGTAATGCTATACTGAACGCTTTCAGCACAATCGTACTATAAGAATTTGTCAATATTATATCTCCATCGTTAATCC
This DNA window, taken from Thermoproteales archaeon, encodes the following:
- a CDS encoding ribose 1,5-bisphosphate isomerase, giving the protein MAKVSIPDEVTAIANDIKNMKIRGAGKIARAAAKGLLIAANEYKNGMLENFLSYMNHVADILKNTRPTAVSLFNAISYVLSRLEKSKNYIKSVDEAKLIVVRAANMFIEYSLNAVEIIGEIGSKRITNGDVLLTHCNSSAAIAIMQKAHSQGKNIKVYATETRPKFQGHITARALARAGIEVTLIPDTAVRLVMREVDKVLVGADTVAANGAVINKIGTSVIALAAKEANVNFFVAAETYKFSPTTVIGELVVIEERDPKEVVPESYIRKYPSVNIRNPAFDVTPPEYIDVIITERGIIPPQAAILILEEEYGWAIEDYILQATRALESDEEAVTTW